Proteins encoded within one genomic window of Pygocentrus nattereri isolate fPygNat1 chromosome 9, fPygNat1.pri, whole genome shotgun sequence:
- the LOC108412632 gene encoding dentin sialophosphoprotein-like, translating to MMKVVLMCLLGSITAIPVPVVEEMQSGSGDYSNTERSIPATVPEASFLQTFWRSPRNVEGENSTLIPSLPEQLLEKTTQNSPEVDVIPTVPTAGKLVADGPTEVGHFSPSPSPSESSTVEASTQPKRSDNSVTQVAAVGSEGQHAGVALDPGPSSRRSNLQMVALMRPRLRARNAEEDDDGNVKKAKRTAKGKKKGKGGNKKEKKNNKPKAEKKKKKFFDFSFELDDFGLLGDDPGQQDQPRSKPETAQAKANGGGSSSDSCSSSSSSSSSSSDSCDSSDSSDSSDSCDSSDSSDSCDSSDSSDSCGSSSSSSDSSDSSDSCSSSDSSD from the exons GTTCCTGTAGTGGAGGAGATGCAGTCA ggAAGTGGGGATTACTCCAACACTGAGAGGAGTATTCCAGCAACAGTTCCTGAG GCCTCGTTCCTCCAGACGTTCTGGCGCTCTCCCAGAAACGTGGAAGGAGAAAACTCAACACTTATTCCATCGTTACCTGAGCAGCTTCTGGAGAAAACGACCCAAAACAGTCCAGAAGTGGACGTGATCCCAACCGTTCCCACTGCTGGGAAGTTGGTAGCTGATGGACCGACGGAAGTAGGGCACTTCAGTCCAAGTCCGAGTCCATCGGAAAGCTCCACTGTGGAAGCCTCGACTCAGCCGAAGCGCTCAGACAACAGCGTCACCCAGGTGGCTGCTGTTGGCTCTGAAGGCCAACATGCCGGTGTTGCCCTCGATCCTGGACCCAGCAGCAGGAGGTCAAACCTGCAGATGGTGGCTTTAATGCGCCCACGCCTCCGGGCGCGCAACGCCGAGGAAGACGACGATGGGAACGTCAAAAAGGCGAAAAGAACAGCAAaggggaagaaaaaaggaaagggaggaaacaagaaagagaaaaagaataacAAGCCCAAagcagagaagaagaagaagaagttctTTGATTTCAGCTTTGAGCTTGATGACTTCGGCCTGTTGGGCGACGACCCCGGTCAGCAGGATCAACCTCGGTCCAAACCGGAAACCGCACAGGCAAAGGCCAACGGCGGCGGCAGCTCCAGTGATTCCTGCTCTTCAAGCAGCTCTTCAAGCAGTTCTTCCAGTGATTCCTGTGATTCCAGTGACTCGAGTGATTCAAGTGACTCTTGTGACTCAAGTGACTCCAGCGATTCATGTGACTCCAGCGACTCAAGTGACTCTTGTGGGTCGAGCAGCAGTTCCAGTGACTCTAGTGATTCAAGTGACTCTTGCAGTTCAAGTGACTCGAGCGATTAA
- the tfr2 gene encoding transferrin receptor protein 2 isoform X3: MCRLCVDEGEMVPVEDPAGPDQPAGGGVMYLGELRDMLKKYLNEEKIESTVRRVSRATHSTGSAEGNALASEILQNFQKLHMDHTWTDSHYATLQFPSRTQRNALWLVDAEGVELEEIPLDSADYCAYSAMGTVTGGVVYVNYARQEDFEQLRALGVALNGSIAMARVGGGVSFAEKVWHAQEAGLVGILFYPDPADIPQDPRRLGLHGNAAISEHVHLGSGDPFTPGFPSFNHTQFPPTQSSGLPLILAQPVSANVASKLLSQLVGVACPRGWQGRLPYVRCVVGPEFSVGGRRVRMAVYNSMSPVLLNNIFASIEGKTEPDQYIIMGAQRDAWGPGAVKAGVGTAVLLELARTFGTMLQNGFYPRRSLLFVSWDAGEFGNVGATEWLEGYLSMLHLKAVAYFSLDQAVMGDDALSAYTSPLLADLIEGAIKQVDHPKHSGQSILSLAEAQGGWRSKIVKPLYLNSGAYSFTAFGGVPAMELRFHEEGRVYPFVNTQLDSAERVQELLQGRLGVVGRTVGELVGLMVLKLTHDLILPLDVTCYSTAALRLSAQLNQLSAELQVRGLSPQWVYRARGDYSRAAKTLQEAIKNTDIQDERMARLYNTRIMRVEYYFLSQYVSVVETPFRHVLHGRGDHTLSALTEHLALLRTQPQLFNEARFRQQLALFTWTLQGAANALSGDVWNIDNPF; the protein is encoded by the exons ATGTGCCGCCTGTGTGTGGATGAGGGAGAGATGGTGCCGGTGGAGGACCCTGCCGGACCGGACCAGCCCGCGGGGGGAGGGGTGATGTACCTGGGCGAGCTGAGGGACATGCTGAAGAAATACCTGAACGAAGAGAAGATAGAGAGCACAGTCCG GCGAGTGAGCAGAGCGACCCACTCGACCGGCTCCGCAGAGGGAAACGCTTTAGCCAGTGAGATTCTGCAGAACTTCCAGAAACTCCACATGGACCACACCTGGACAGACTCGCACTACGCTACACTGCAGTTCccctccag GACTCAGAGGAATGCTCTGTGGTTGGTGGATGCAGAGGGGGTGGAGCTAGAGGAGATTCCTTTAGACAGTGCTGACTACTGCGCGTACAGCGCTATGGGAACAGTCACG GGGGGTGTGGTGTATGTAAATTACGCTCGTCAGGAGGATTTTGAGCAGCTGCGGGCTCTGGGCGTGGCTCTGAACGGCTCTATCGCCATGGCGAGGGTGGGAGGAGGTGTGTCCTTTGCTGAGAAGGTGTGGCATGcacaggaggcggggcttgtgGGAATTCTCTTTTACCCTGATCCTGCGGACATCCCGCAGGATCCACGGCGACTCGGTCTCCATGGCAACGCTGCGATCTCCGAGCAC GTACACCTGGGCTCAGGTGATCCCTTCACACCTGGATTTCCCTCCTTTAACCACACCCAGTTCCCGCCCACTCAGTCATCAGGCCTGCCACTCATCCTGGCTCAGCCAGTCAGTGCCAACGTCGCCTCCAAACTGCTGAG tcagttAGTGGGCGTGGCGTGTCCTCGGGGCTGGCAGGGCCGGTTGCCGTATGTGCGGTGTGTTGTGGGTCCGGAGTTCTCCGTCGGGGGCCGCAGGGTGAGGATGGCTGTGTATAACAGTATGAGCCCCGTCCTGCTCAATAACATCTTCGCCTCCATCGAGGGAAAGACTGAACCAG atCAGTATATTATAATGGGGGCTCAGAGGGACGCGTGGGGTCCAGGGGCTGTGAAGGCTGGAGTGGGAACAGCCGTCCTGCTGGAGCTCGCACGCACCTTCGGCACCATGCTGCAGAACG GCTTTTACCCCAGACGCAGTCTGCTCTTCGTCAGCTGGGACGCTGGAGAGTTTGGAAACGTTGGTGCCACCGAGTGGCTGGAG GGTTACCTGTCCATGCTTCACCTGAAGGCTGTGGCCTATTTCAGTCTGGACCAGGCAGTTATGG gtgaCGATGCTCTGTCTGCATACACCAGTCCTCTGCTGGCCGACCTCATCGAGGGAGCCATCAAACAA GTTGACCACCCGAAGCACTCGGGTCAGTCCATCCTGTCTCTGGCCGAAGCTCAAGGCGGCTGGAGGAGCAAGAT TGTGAAGCCGCTGTATCTGAACAGCGGAGCATACAGTTTCACAGCGTTTGGAGGAGTTCCTGCCATGGAGCTGCGCTTCCACGAG GAGGGCCGTGTGTACCCATTTGTGAACACTCAGCTGGACAGTGCGGAGCGTGTGCAGGAGCTGCTGCAGGGTCGGCTGGGTGTGGTGGGCCGGACGGTGGGGGAACTGGTAGGACTGATGGTCCTCAAACTCACACACGACCTCATCCTCCCACTGGACGTCACCTGCTACAGCACTGCTGCCCTGCGGCTCAGCGCTCAGCTTAACCAGCTCTCAGCTGAGCTCCAG GTGCGGGGCTTGTCTCCTCAGTGGGTGTACAGAGCGAGGGGAGATTACAGCAGAGCAGCTAAAACCCTGCAGGAGGCCATAAAGAACACTGACATTCAGGACGAGAGAATGGCCCGACTCTACAACACGCGCATCATGAGG gtggaaTACTATTTCCTGTCTCAGTACGTGTCGGTGGTGGAGACTCCGTTCCGGCATGTTCTTCATGGTCGTGGTGACCACACTCTCAGCGCCCTCACTGAGCACCTGGCCCTGCTGCGCACTCAGCCTCAGCTCTTCAACGAAGCCCGCTTCCGGCAGCAGCTGGCTCTCTTCACCTGGACCCTGCAGGGGGCAGCAAACGCACTCAGCGGAGACGTCTGGAACATAGACAACCCCTTCTAG
- the tfr2 gene encoding transferrin receptor protein 2 isoform X1 produces the protein MADPVRRLLTGSPGGGAQADEGVEEGGGTGERKTRVEMKLIQPRSEDSSGAGLTNDITAMMLQQQVNRRKAVLYLTLTGLLIFTTAFLLGYVSFRGMCRLCVDEGEMVPVEDPAGPDQPAGGGVMYLGELRDMLKKYLNEEKIESTVRRVSRATHSTGSAEGNALASEILQNFQKLHMDHTWTDSHYATLQFPSRTQRNALWLVDAEGVELEEIPLDSADYCAYSAMGTVTGGVVYVNYARQEDFEQLRALGVALNGSIAMARVGGGVSFAEKVWHAQEAGLVGILFYPDPADIPQDPRRLGLHGNAAISEHVHLGSGDPFTPGFPSFNHTQFPPTQSSGLPLILAQPVSANVASKLLSQLVGVACPRGWQGRLPYVRCVVGPEFSVGGRRVRMAVYNSMSPVLLNNIFASIEGKTEPDQYIIMGAQRDAWGPGAVKAGVGTAVLLELARTFGTMLQNGFYPRRSLLFVSWDAGEFGNVGATEWLEGYLSMLHLKAVAYFSLDQAVMGDDALSAYTSPLLADLIEGAIKQVDHPKHSGQSILSLAEAQGGWRSKIVKPLYLNSGAYSFTAFGGVPAMELRFHEEGRVYPFVNTQLDSAERVQELLQGRLGVVGRTVGELVGLMVLKLTHDLILPLDVTCYSTAALRLSAQLNQLSAELQVRGLSPQWVYRARGDYSRAAKTLQEAIKNTDIQDERMARLYNTRIMRVEYYFLSQYVSVVETPFRHVLHGRGDHTLSALTEHLALLRTQPQLFNEARFRQQLALFTWTLQGAANALSGDVWNIDNPF, from the exons ATGGCTGATCCTGTGAGGAGGCTGCTGACCGGG tctccaGGGGGTGGAGCCCAGGCAGATGAGGGGGTGGAGGAAGGGGGCGGGACCGGAGAACGTAAAACTCGAGTGGAGATGAAGCTCATCCAACCAAGATCAGAGGACAGCTCGGGGGCGGGGCTTACtaatgacatcacagccatgatgctGCAGCAACAAGTGAACCGGAGGAAGGCCGTTCTGTATCTGACACTGACCGGCCTGCTCATATTCaccacag CGTTCCTGCTGGGTTACGTGTCGTTCCGTGGAATGTGCCGCCTGTGTGTGGATGAGGGAGAGATGGTGCCGGTGGAGGACCCTGCCGGACCGGACCAGCCCGCGGGGGGAGGGGTGATGTACCTGGGCGAGCTGAGGGACATGCTGAAGAAATACCTGAACGAAGAGAAGATAGAGAGCACAGTCCG GCGAGTGAGCAGAGCGACCCACTCGACCGGCTCCGCAGAGGGAAACGCTTTAGCCAGTGAGATTCTGCAGAACTTCCAGAAACTCCACATGGACCACACCTGGACAGACTCGCACTACGCTACACTGCAGTTCccctccag GACTCAGAGGAATGCTCTGTGGTTGGTGGATGCAGAGGGGGTGGAGCTAGAGGAGATTCCTTTAGACAGTGCTGACTACTGCGCGTACAGCGCTATGGGAACAGTCACG GGGGGTGTGGTGTATGTAAATTACGCTCGTCAGGAGGATTTTGAGCAGCTGCGGGCTCTGGGCGTGGCTCTGAACGGCTCTATCGCCATGGCGAGGGTGGGAGGAGGTGTGTCCTTTGCTGAGAAGGTGTGGCATGcacaggaggcggggcttgtgGGAATTCTCTTTTACCCTGATCCTGCGGACATCCCGCAGGATCCACGGCGACTCGGTCTCCATGGCAACGCTGCGATCTCCGAGCAC GTACACCTGGGCTCAGGTGATCCCTTCACACCTGGATTTCCCTCCTTTAACCACACCCAGTTCCCGCCCACTCAGTCATCAGGCCTGCCACTCATCCTGGCTCAGCCAGTCAGTGCCAACGTCGCCTCCAAACTGCTGAG tcagttAGTGGGCGTGGCGTGTCCTCGGGGCTGGCAGGGCCGGTTGCCGTATGTGCGGTGTGTTGTGGGTCCGGAGTTCTCCGTCGGGGGCCGCAGGGTGAGGATGGCTGTGTATAACAGTATGAGCCCCGTCCTGCTCAATAACATCTTCGCCTCCATCGAGGGAAAGACTGAACCAG atCAGTATATTATAATGGGGGCTCAGAGGGACGCGTGGGGTCCAGGGGCTGTGAAGGCTGGAGTGGGAACAGCCGTCCTGCTGGAGCTCGCACGCACCTTCGGCACCATGCTGCAGAACG GCTTTTACCCCAGACGCAGTCTGCTCTTCGTCAGCTGGGACGCTGGAGAGTTTGGAAACGTTGGTGCCACCGAGTGGCTGGAG GGTTACCTGTCCATGCTTCACCTGAAGGCTGTGGCCTATTTCAGTCTGGACCAGGCAGTTATGG gtgaCGATGCTCTGTCTGCATACACCAGTCCTCTGCTGGCCGACCTCATCGAGGGAGCCATCAAACAA GTTGACCACCCGAAGCACTCGGGTCAGTCCATCCTGTCTCTGGCCGAAGCTCAAGGCGGCTGGAGGAGCAAGAT TGTGAAGCCGCTGTATCTGAACAGCGGAGCATACAGTTTCACAGCGTTTGGAGGAGTTCCTGCCATGGAGCTGCGCTTCCACGAG GAGGGCCGTGTGTACCCATTTGTGAACACTCAGCTGGACAGTGCGGAGCGTGTGCAGGAGCTGCTGCAGGGTCGGCTGGGTGTGGTGGGCCGGACGGTGGGGGAACTGGTAGGACTGATGGTCCTCAAACTCACACACGACCTCATCCTCCCACTGGACGTCACCTGCTACAGCACTGCTGCCCTGCGGCTCAGCGCTCAGCTTAACCAGCTCTCAGCTGAGCTCCAG GTGCGGGGCTTGTCTCCTCAGTGGGTGTACAGAGCGAGGGGAGATTACAGCAGAGCAGCTAAAACCCTGCAGGAGGCCATAAAGAACACTGACATTCAGGACGAGAGAATGGCCCGACTCTACAACACGCGCATCATGAGG gtggaaTACTATTTCCTGTCTCAGTACGTGTCGGTGGTGGAGACTCCGTTCCGGCATGTTCTTCATGGTCGTGGTGACCACACTCTCAGCGCCCTCACTGAGCACCTGGCCCTGCTGCGCACTCAGCCTCAGCTCTTCAACGAAGCCCGCTTCCGGCAGCAGCTGGCTCTCTTCACCTGGACCCTGCAGGGGGCAGCAAACGCACTCAGCGGAGACGTCTGGAACATAGACAACCCCTTCTAG
- the tfr2 gene encoding transferrin receptor protein 2 isoform X2, protein MADPVRRLLTGSPGGGAQADEGVEEGGGTGERKTRVEMKLIQPRSEDSSGAGLTNDITAMMLQQQVNRRKAVLYLTLTGLLIFTTAFLLGYVSFRGMCRLCVDEGEMVPVEDPAGPDQPAGGGVMYLGELRDMLKKYLNEEKIESTVRRVSRATHSTGSAEGNALASEILQNFQKLHMDHTWTDSHYATLQFPSRTQRNALWLVDAEGVELEEIPLDSADYCAYSAMGTVTGGVVYVNYARQEDFEQLRALGVALNGSIAMARVGGGVSFAEKVWHAQEAGLVGILFYPDPADIPQDPRRLGLHGNAAISEHVHLGSGDPFTPGFPSFNHTQFPPTQSSGLPLILAQPVSANVASKLLSQLVGVACPRGWQGRLPYVRCVVGPEFSVGGRRVRMAVYNSMSPVLLNNIFASIEGKTEPDQYIIMGAQRDAWGPGAVKAGVGTAVLLELARTFGTMLQNGFYPRRSLLFVSWDAGEFGNVGATEWLEGYLSMLHLKAVAYFSLDQAVMGDDALSAYTSPLLADLIEGAIKQVDHPKHSGQSILSLAEAQGGWRSKIVKPLYLNSGAYSFTAFGGVPAMELRFHEEGRVYPFVNTQLDSAERVQELLQGRLGVVGRTVGELVGLMVLKLTHDLILPLDVTCYSTAALRLSAQLNQLSAELQVEYYFLSQYVSVVETPFRHVLHGRGDHTLSALTEHLALLRTQPQLFNEARFRQQLALFTWTLQGAANALSGDVWNIDNPF, encoded by the exons ATGGCTGATCCTGTGAGGAGGCTGCTGACCGGG tctccaGGGGGTGGAGCCCAGGCAGATGAGGGGGTGGAGGAAGGGGGCGGGACCGGAGAACGTAAAACTCGAGTGGAGATGAAGCTCATCCAACCAAGATCAGAGGACAGCTCGGGGGCGGGGCTTACtaatgacatcacagccatgatgctGCAGCAACAAGTGAACCGGAGGAAGGCCGTTCTGTATCTGACACTGACCGGCCTGCTCATATTCaccacag CGTTCCTGCTGGGTTACGTGTCGTTCCGTGGAATGTGCCGCCTGTGTGTGGATGAGGGAGAGATGGTGCCGGTGGAGGACCCTGCCGGACCGGACCAGCCCGCGGGGGGAGGGGTGATGTACCTGGGCGAGCTGAGGGACATGCTGAAGAAATACCTGAACGAAGAGAAGATAGAGAGCACAGTCCG GCGAGTGAGCAGAGCGACCCACTCGACCGGCTCCGCAGAGGGAAACGCTTTAGCCAGTGAGATTCTGCAGAACTTCCAGAAACTCCACATGGACCACACCTGGACAGACTCGCACTACGCTACACTGCAGTTCccctccag GACTCAGAGGAATGCTCTGTGGTTGGTGGATGCAGAGGGGGTGGAGCTAGAGGAGATTCCTTTAGACAGTGCTGACTACTGCGCGTACAGCGCTATGGGAACAGTCACG GGGGGTGTGGTGTATGTAAATTACGCTCGTCAGGAGGATTTTGAGCAGCTGCGGGCTCTGGGCGTGGCTCTGAACGGCTCTATCGCCATGGCGAGGGTGGGAGGAGGTGTGTCCTTTGCTGAGAAGGTGTGGCATGcacaggaggcggggcttgtgGGAATTCTCTTTTACCCTGATCCTGCGGACATCCCGCAGGATCCACGGCGACTCGGTCTCCATGGCAACGCTGCGATCTCCGAGCAC GTACACCTGGGCTCAGGTGATCCCTTCACACCTGGATTTCCCTCCTTTAACCACACCCAGTTCCCGCCCACTCAGTCATCAGGCCTGCCACTCATCCTGGCTCAGCCAGTCAGTGCCAACGTCGCCTCCAAACTGCTGAG tcagttAGTGGGCGTGGCGTGTCCTCGGGGCTGGCAGGGCCGGTTGCCGTATGTGCGGTGTGTTGTGGGTCCGGAGTTCTCCGTCGGGGGCCGCAGGGTGAGGATGGCTGTGTATAACAGTATGAGCCCCGTCCTGCTCAATAACATCTTCGCCTCCATCGAGGGAAAGACTGAACCAG atCAGTATATTATAATGGGGGCTCAGAGGGACGCGTGGGGTCCAGGGGCTGTGAAGGCTGGAGTGGGAACAGCCGTCCTGCTGGAGCTCGCACGCACCTTCGGCACCATGCTGCAGAACG GCTTTTACCCCAGACGCAGTCTGCTCTTCGTCAGCTGGGACGCTGGAGAGTTTGGAAACGTTGGTGCCACCGAGTGGCTGGAG GGTTACCTGTCCATGCTTCACCTGAAGGCTGTGGCCTATTTCAGTCTGGACCAGGCAGTTATGG gtgaCGATGCTCTGTCTGCATACACCAGTCCTCTGCTGGCCGACCTCATCGAGGGAGCCATCAAACAA GTTGACCACCCGAAGCACTCGGGTCAGTCCATCCTGTCTCTGGCCGAAGCTCAAGGCGGCTGGAGGAGCAAGAT TGTGAAGCCGCTGTATCTGAACAGCGGAGCATACAGTTTCACAGCGTTTGGAGGAGTTCCTGCCATGGAGCTGCGCTTCCACGAG GAGGGCCGTGTGTACCCATTTGTGAACACTCAGCTGGACAGTGCGGAGCGTGTGCAGGAGCTGCTGCAGGGTCGGCTGGGTGTGGTGGGCCGGACGGTGGGGGAACTGGTAGGACTGATGGTCCTCAAACTCACACACGACCTCATCCTCCCACTGGACGTCACCTGCTACAGCACTGCTGCCCTGCGGCTCAGCGCTCAGCTTAACCAGCTCTCAGCTGAGCTCCAG gtggaaTACTATTTCCTGTCTCAGTACGTGTCGGTGGTGGAGACTCCGTTCCGGCATGTTCTTCATGGTCGTGGTGACCACACTCTCAGCGCCCTCACTGAGCACCTGGCCCTGCTGCGCACTCAGCCTCAGCTCTTCAACGAAGCCCGCTTCCGGCAGCAGCTGGCTCTCTTCACCTGGACCCTGCAGGGGGCAGCAAACGCACTCAGCGGAGACGTCTGGAACATAGACAACCCCTTCTAG